The genomic window TATTACAACCAAAATGTCAAAGTGAAATACGCTTACCTCAAATTGCAGGAAATGGTGAACAGCATCAAACCCAGCTTAGGCGAGGAATTTTTCGTCAACGTGTTCAAGATCGATACCGAACAATTGAGCAACATGTTCATGAGCTTGCAAGTTCGGGAGATCGTCGCTCGGGGCGATAGTCTTGCCTCGGCAGGTGGTGTTAACCGCATTCGTCAGATCGTGGATAAGAAGCTCACCCGCGAATTTGAGAACATCGACGGTATCGCTAATGTTGAGGTTTTTGGTGGTCAGCAACGATCCGTTGAGATCATTTTGAATGAAGAAGCATGTCGGGCTCACCAGATCACTGCCGCCCAAATTCGGACGTTGATCGCCCAGAATAGTCAGAATCGGACCTTCGTCGGCAAAGTTTATGAGCGCGATAAGCAATATTTCGTCAATCTGGTGGCGGAATATACTGATGTGCGCAATCTTGAAAATATCGTAGTGAAGCGGGAAGGACCGATACTGCTCAAAGATGTCGCTCGCGTCAATGTGGGAGTCAAAGAAGAGACTTCCATCAGCCGGGTCAATGGCGGCGAGGCCATCACCATGCAACTGGTGCGCGATACCCAGGTAAATTTGATCGAGCTCTCCCACACCGCTCGAGCGGTGGTGCATCGTCTGAATAAAGAATTGGCACCCCAGGGCATTGAGATCGTGGTTCAAAGCGACGTGGCTGAAACCATGGAAAAGAACCTCGATCTGATCAAGCAACTGGCTTTAGTGGGTGGTGGACTCGCGGTGCTGGTGCTCTGGATTTTCCTGCGGAATTTGCGGTTGGTATTTGTGATTGCGCTGGCGATTCCGATCTCGCTGTTCACTGCTTTCAACTTTTTTTATGCTGCTGGGATCTCGATCAATAGCCTCACCCTTGTGGGCATGGCGCTTGCCATCGGTATGTTGCTGGATAATAGCGTAGTCGTGCTGGAAAATATCTATCGACTGGTTTCTGATCGTAAAGAAATCGACCAATCGGTCATTCAGGGCACGCGCGAGGTATGGCGCTCGATCTTCGCAGCTACTTTGACCACAGTCGCTGTGTTTCTCCCATTCATTTTCTCATCCGACTTTCTCGTGCGACTCATCGGTCGCCACATTGGCGTGTCCATTATCAGCACCTTGCTGATATCCCTGGTGGTGGCGCTGTTGTTGGTCCCAATGGTCACCCATTTTTTCCTGATGCGCGGAAAAAAAGCCGATGTCAGCTCGCTTCATTTCAATGTTATTTCGCCCAAAAATCGGCTGCTGCAAATCTATCGGGTGTTGCTCAAAGCGACGATGCGATTTCCTGCGCGGACCGTAGTGCTCGCATTTGTCTTGTTTCTGGTCAGCTTGCTGATCGCCCTGGCGTTGAGCATCAATGTTTCGCAGGAGGTGGAGACCAAAGAGTTCAATCTCTACGTCACCATGCCTCGGGGCTCCACGCTTCAAGCTACGGACCAAGTGGTGGCTGAACTGGAGCAGCGGCTCAGCGATATCGACGAGAAACAAGATATCGTCAGCAACATCAGCGAAGAAGAGGCGATCATCACGATCAAACTGAAAGAAGGTTTTGAGAAAATTAAAAACCGCACCGTTGCCCAGGTGAAAAGCGAGATTCAAAATCGCATCCGGGATTATAGAGCGGCCGACGTGAGCTTCGAACAGCCCGCCGCCAGCCAGCGGTTTCGAGGTGGCATGCGATCGAACCCTGGGGCTAATTTGGAACGAATGTTGGGCATCGGTAGCCAAACCGAAAAAGTGGTGATCAAAGGCCGTGATTTCAATACAATGCGAAATTTAGCTACCGATATTCGGAACTATCTGGAAGATTTGAGTTCCATGAATCGAGTGAGTCTGAATATCGCCGATGATCGACCCGAAATCCATTTATTGTTCGATACAGAGTTGTTGAGCCACTACAACATTAGCTTGAATACTATCGCTTCTGAATTGGCTGGATTTCAAAGCGAGTTCTCCTCTGGGTTGAAATATAAGCAAGGCAGCGACGAGTACGATATTGTCATCCGCAATGAAAATTTGGAAGAGAAAACTATCGATGACCTGAGGACGCTCAGGATCCCCTCGCCAAACGGTGGAAGTTATGAGCTAGAACAACTGAGCCGAATCGTCTATTCCGCTGGGATGTCTGGGATCAATCGGGTCAATCAAGAGAAGCAGATCGAAGTGACCTATCAATTCTTGGATGAAGTAAACAAATCCAAGCCGCTATTGGAGGCATCCCGCGCCGAGGTGGATCAATTGATCGCAAGTCTCAATATTCCGCCCGGGGTTGCCGTGGAAGTCATCCACGATGAGACCGAACTTGGAGAGTACAAATTTTTGATCGTGGCCGCACTCATTCTGATCTTCATGATCCTTGCTTCTGTGTTCGAATCGGCTTGGCAACCGTTCGTGATTCTGTTTAGCATTCCCCTCGCTTCGATTGGTGCATTTTGGGCGCTCATTTTCACGGGCAACTCGATTTTGAATGCCAATACGCTCACTGGCTTTTTAATTTTACTCGGCGTGGTGGTGAATAATGGAATTATTCTTATCGATTATACGCGAATCTTACGACAGCGGGGCTATCACCGGGCCCGGGCGCTGATGATGGCTGGGCAGGCCCGTGTTCGTCCGATCCTCATCACCGCGATCACAACCATCGTAGGGATGCTACCGTTAGCGATGGGCAAAGCCGAATACGTCACCCGCATCGGCGCGCCGTTCGCCATCACGGTCATCGGAGGGCTTGCCGCTGGTACTTTGTTCACGCTGGTATTCATCCCAACCGTTTACTCCGGATTGGAAACGGCGCTTCAGTGGATTCGATCGCTCAATTGGAAGATCAAACTGGTCCAACTGGCAATCGCTCTGATCGGATTCTTCTTGATCTATTTTTATGTCGATAGCTTGCTTTGGAAAATCGTGGAGCTGGTGTTGTTGGTGATGCTTGTACCAGCAGCGACCTACTTTATCATGATAAGCCTGCGGCAGGCCAAAGCAGAGATAATTCAACCCGGTGAGGCGCTGCGAATTAAAATCCAGCATTTGGTAAAAATCTATGAACAGGAGATGCGTTTCGTTCGCGAATGGAAAAAAGGCTTACGCATTAGAGCTAAGGCTGGCCTGTTACGAGATTACAGGACAGGGCGAGACTTCGACGATTTTATTTATTTGCTCCCGGCTCTGGGTTTCTTGATTTATTTTGTCTATTTTTACTTGCGCAGCGGGTTTTGGGTCTTTGTGACCGCACATCTGGTTTATTTCTACGTGCTGGCCCTCTGGAAGCCGATCCGCATTTATTTGCGCCACCGCCTCGAGCAGGAGCATAATCAGTTCCTGCAACTCGTCGCGCAATGGTTTTATCCGATATTCTTCTGGGGATTTCCCCTATTGAATCTTGTCATCTTCTATTTCAAGTGGCATAAAATCACCATCCTCATTTTTATTGCAGTGATCTGGTATTTTGGATTAGCTGTCTACACAACATCTAATCGGCTGCAACGGGAAGAGATCAACATCATGCGATTGACAGGTAAATTTGCAGGATTGAGAAAGAATTTTTATCGTCTCGTTCAGGCCATCCCGATTATCGGAAAGAAAAAACAGCCGTTCAAAGCCCTGGATGGCGTTTCATTGGAGATCGGCAGCGGTATGTTCGGCCTCTTGGGACCTAATGGCGCTGGTAAAACCACCCTGATGAGGATCATTTGCGGCATCCTGGAACAAAGTCGCGGCAGCATCTGGATCAACGACATTGACCTAAAAGAAAAGCGAGAGGAATTGCAGGGATTAATCGGTTACCTGCCCCAGGAGTTCGGCACGTACGAGAATATGACCGCCTATGAATTTTTGAGCTATCAAGCGATTCTGAAAAATATCTACGATCAAGAAGAACGGGAACGACGGGTCAATTATTGTCTCGCCGCCGTGCATTTAGAAAAAAATAAGCATCAGAAAATTGGCTCTTTCTCTGGGGGAATGAAACAGCGCATCGGCATTGCCCAGACGCTGTTACATTTGCCGCGCATTTTAGTGGTGGATGAGCCGACCGCCGGCCTCGATCCGAGAGAACGGATCCGATTTCGGAATTTATTAGTTGAATTGAGTCGGGAACGGATTGTGATCTTCTCCACCCATATTATTGAAGACATTTCCAGCTCATGCAACAAAGTCGCAGTATTGAATAAGGGGCGTCTCTGCTATTTGGGTGATCCCCAGGAGATGGCGCGGCTGGCTGATGGATTTGTCTGGCAATTCCAAGTTCCTGCCGAGCAATTTGAGGCAGTAAGCAAGGATCTGTGGATTGTCCATCACATTCGAGATGGGGAGTCCATTCGGGCGCGATGTATCGCCACCGAGCGGCCAACGCCTAATGCGCAAGAGGTTCGACCAACCCTGGAGGATGCCTATCTGTGGTTGCTCCGACAATCGGGATGTTAGCCAATGGTCATCTCGCGCAACCCAACAACCCAATAGATGTGACTATGCTGTGATTCGATCAAAATTCGAATAATTCAGGCAAATTTTCAATATTCTGAATTGACTGATTCAGCGATAGAGCAGCGGCATTATTGGAATGGTCGTTGAATGATATTTTTTGAAATTCTAAATTAACAAACCAATTCCAATCATCAAAACCATAGGAGGGTAATATGGCCGCAAAAAAAATTCTAATGTTGGTGGGGGATTACGCTGAGGATTACGAAGTTATGGTACCGTTCCAGATGTTATTGATGGTGGGACATCAGGTCGATGCTGTTTGTCCCGACAAAAAGCCCGGGGATAAGATCCGCACTGCCATCCACGATTTTGAAGGGGATCAGACTTATAGTGAGAAACCAGGGCATAATTTTCAAATCAATGCCAATTTCGACAAGATCAAACCTGAGAACTATGATGGGTTGGTAATTCCGGGTGGCCGCGCGCCGGAATACTTGCGGTTGAATGAGAAAGTCATCAAAATTGTGAAACATTTTGCCGAAAATAATAAACCGATTGCCGCCATTTGCCATGGACCGCAGATCTTGGCCGCAGCGAAAGTGTTATCTGGCAAAAAGGTTCTCCCCTACCCTGCTGTTGGGCCTGATTGTGTGAATGCTGGTGCAACTTTGGGACAGGTCAACGAGACCTTTTCCAATGCCGTCGTTGATGGGAATTTGGTCACTGCCCCAGCCTGGCCTGCACATCCCGAATGGATCGCAGCGTTCCTGAAATTGCTCGGCACCAAAATCGAGCCGTAATGATCATGCAAGTTCCCTCGACAGATCCGTCATGAAGTAAGTCGAAAATCCAGCTTTGCAAGAGATCCGATTTTAGGAGCGAGGACTGGAGAGCATAGCCAGAGGCGCGAATTTAACGGATTACCATCGAAAGCCTATTGCTATCTCTCCAGTTAAGCTTCTCATCAGAACGCTTGCCATTTCAGGCAAGATTATTGAGTCCAATTTTGTTCAGCGAAAGTGACACAGAAACAGGTTCAGATTATGAATTATCGCACTCTCACGAAAAATCTCATTAACAACATTGTCAGTATTTTCCGTTATAATTTGAAGATCATTTTTGCCAATAAATTTCTCTATTTTTTGCTGGCCGCCATCGGGATCTTCGTATTGGTGACGGCGATCAACCTGTTGAACGCCGAGGCCAATCCTACGGAAGGCACCATCTATTACCTGTTACTGGTGCCTGGCATTTTGATCATTTTTTATCCCACCACCTTCGGCATTCAGAACGATGTCGATACCCGGATGATCGAGATTCTATTTGGCATCCCAAATTATCGTTACAAAGTCTGGCTGGTGCGGATGGTTCTGATCTACATTGTCGTTTTCGTAATCCTCATTTTGCTCAGCGGGATCAGTTCATTGGCACTGGTCAACGTTCCAATTTTCAAGATGGTCTTTCAACTCATGTTTCCCATTTTTTTCATCGGTTGCTTGGCATTCATGATCTCCACTATAATCCGCAATGGCAATGGTACCGCTGTGGTGATTATCATTATCGGAATGACCTTTTGGATTTTGAGCGGGCAACTGGCAGCCAGCCGCTGGAACCTGTTCTTGAATCCGTTTTCGATGCCCTCCAACGTCAACCAGGCGGTTTGGATGGAGACAACGTTCAACAACAGAATTTACCTGCTCATTGGCATTGTCATCAGTTTGTTGCTTGGCCTGTTGAATCTCCAAAAGCGCGAGAAATTTGTTTAATGAGCAATGACCTGGGAATGAAGTGAAAGAAAATTGTCAACCTGGCCTTCTGCCCTTGTAAAACGATGAGCCGCGATCAAGTTCAGAACGGCACAGGAATTTGTTCTAAGCCAGATTTCCAAGCACCTAGTTTCAATTTGACCGCATCTCAATTCAAATGCTACCACAAAAAATATCTAAAAAAAGGCGGCAGGTAGCATGTTTTAATTCAGGCGAGATTGAGCAATTAATGAAACGGTTTTTGTGATCTATTCCAATTTCTACTTATGAAAAAGAAAATGCTGATAAATTTTTTGGATTAACTTCCCCCTGAACATAGCAAGCAGAGAGCGCTATCGCAATATCAAACTTGGAGGACAAATGAAGCACATTATTCTGTTATTCCTATCCACCGCTATGATAATTTTTTCTTGCGTGAGGACGGATAAAAATCCGTTCTTCGTGGAATGGAAAACTCCTTTCCAGACACCACCGTTTGAAAAAATCAAAGAACATCATTATATGCCCGCTTTTGAGGAGGGCATTAAGCTGCATCGACAAGAGATTACCAAGATTGCAGAGAATGCTGAACCGCCGACATTTGACAACACTGTGGTCGCTTTGGATAACAGCGGCGAGTTGCTAACCCGAGTCAGCAATGTGTTTTTTAATATGACTTCAGCTCATACGAATGACAGTCTGCAAAGCATTGCCAAGCGCGTTGCGCCGATGTTGGCTAAACATCAGGACGATATTTTGTTGAACGAAAAGCTGTTCCAGCGTATCAAAAAGATTTATCAGCAGCGGGATCAGCTTGGATTGAATCCCGAACAAAATCGGTTGCTTGAGAAATATTACAAGGAATTTGTCCGAGGTGGAGCCGATTTGGCAGACTCAGCCAAAGCGGAGTTGCGCAAGATCAACGAAGAACTCTCCGTTTTGTCCCTGCAATTTGGGGATAATGTTCTGAAAGAAGTGAACAATTTTGAAATGGTTATTGAAAATGAGGCTGACTTGATTGGTTTGCCTGAGAATGTCCGTGTCGCAGCAGCCGAGGCCGCGAAAGAACGGGGCAAAGAGGGCAAATGGGTATTCACCTTGCACAAGCCCAGCCTGATCCCATTTTTGCAATATTCTGAACGGCGTGATCTCAGAGAGAAGATGTTCAAGGCGTATATCATGCAATGCGATAACAACAATGAGTGGGACAATAAAAAGATATTATCGAGGATCGCTGCATTGCGAGTGAGACGTGCCAAGCTGCTGGGGTATCCAACCCACGCCGATTTTGTGTTAGAAGAAAATATGGCCAAAACACCCCAGGCGGTTTATGAACTATTAAACCAACTCTGGAAACCTGCCCTTAAGGTGGCGAAGAAAGAGGCTAATGAACTTCAGAGTTTAATTTTTAAAGAGGGGAATAATTTTAAACTGGAGCCTTGGGACTGGTGGTTCTATGCTGAGAAGCTCCGCAAAGCGAAATATGATTTAGATGAAGAAATGCTTCGCCCTTATTTTAAGCTGGAGAATGTGATCAATGGAGTTTTTATGGTGGCTAATAAGCTCTATGGGATCACGTTCAATGAGCGGCATGATATCCCCAAATATCATCCCGATGTAAAGACTTTTGAAGTCAAAGAAGCTGATGGCAGCCATATCGCTGTCCTCTATACCGATTATTTTCCACGCTCCAGCAAACGGGGCGGTGCTTGGATGAATGAATATCGACAGCAATACAAGCGCGACGGCAGAATGATCACACCGATCATCTGTAATGTGGGTAATTTCTCGAAACCAACCAGTGATAAGCCCTCGCTCTTGAGTCTCGAGGAGGTTTTGACTCTATTCCATGAATTCGGCCACGCACTGCATGGGTTGCTGTCCAATTGCACCTATCAAAAATTGGCGGGCACTAACGTCGCCAGAGATTTTGTCGAACTACCATCCCAGATCATGGAGAACTGGGCCACGGAGCCAGAGGTCCTTAAGATGTACGCACGACATTATCAAACTGGCGAGCCAATGCCCGACGAGCTGATTGAGAAAATTAAAAATTCAAGCAAATTCAATCAGGGATTCGCCACCGTGGAATATCTTGCAGCCGCTTTTTTGGATATGGATTGGCATACATTGACTGAAACAACGGAGCAAGATCCAGTCGCTTTTGAGAATCAATCGATGAATAAGATCGGTATGATCCCTGAAATTGTCGTTCGCTACCGCAGCCCCTATTTCCGACATATTTTTGCAGGCGGCTATTCGGCTGGGTATTACAGCTATATTTGGGCTGAGGTGCTGGACGCGGATGCGTTTCAGGCTTTCAAAGAGACCAGCTTGTTCGATCAAAAGACCGCCAAAGCATTTCGAGATCACATTTTGTCGAAGGGTGATACGGAGGACCCGATGCTGCTTTACAAACGTTTCCGCGGCGCCGAGCCGAAGATCGATGCTTTGCTCGAAAAGCGGGGCTTGAAATAACAGGCGAAACAATTCACCAGAATTTCATAAAGGTTGGATATCACTGTTTCATTCACCTCATATCAGACGCAAGGAACGATAATGAAAAACTTCATGGTCTTCTTATTCATAATCATCCTCTGCTATTGTGCAACAACTGGCACACAAGAGGAATCGATTTACGGTCAAACCCGGATTATCCAGGCCGAATATGAGAAAGTTTTTCAGGCAACATTGGACTATCTCCCAGAACGCGGATACAACATTAAAAAAGCGAATCGCGAAACTGGGGTGATCGAGACTTCCTATCAGGCTGGAGCAGGTGTCGCTACTGGGTTCACTGGCGATAAAAGGGCCCAAATAAAATGCAAGTTGATCAAGATCGACGACCATCAGACGAAACTAACCTTAGAGCTCTTCTCTGAGATTCGAGATCCACAGAGCGGCTGGCAATATGTGGCGCCTGAATATCAAATGGCCCGAGTCATTTACGATCGCTTCTTTGAAGCCATCACAGCTCGGGCTCAGGGTCGGAAGATCGAGTAGCGCGGCTCCATATCGTTCACCCCAAAAAAATTTTTCTTGAAATCCATCACAAAAAGCATTATATTTAAATGGAACAAAATGGACTCCATCGAGTCAAATAATTAGGTTGTATGGGGACGAATATTGGCTTCGACGGGGGTCGAGGGGTTACAGATAGCATACCGAGGTTCCTGGTTCCTCGTTAATCCACTGGGAAATAAATGTAAACGCAGACAATTATGCGTATGCAATGGCTGCCTAATTGTAGGTAGCCCGCGCTGATTGAGCTCGGCCCGTCAGGCTCAGTCAGAGGCGTCGATGATGATGGGATAGCTGCTGATCTTGTCGGAGGGTCAGTGGCGAAACTGAATCCGGCTGGCTTCCCAGGCGCTTTGTCTGCTGTGCGTCGGGAAGTTCACATAAACAACAGACTAAGTATGTAGAAGTCTGTAAAACCGGGCTCTCGGACGCGGGTTCGACTCCCGCCGTCTCCACAAATTTGATCACCAAGATTCGAATTCGCCAATTTTTCAGAATAGAGAAAAAAGCCTCCATAAATTTTTGTGGAGGCTTTTTCATTATCGATCTTTGATAAAAGATCGAAACTCATGTCTTTGACCTAATCTTTTAAAATGATCGCAAATGGCGCAAGACAAATTCTCCCCCCTTGAAAACATGATATGACATTAAAACTTCGTCTTCAAGCTTTCGCATGTCTCAGTCAATAATGCCAAATTCGATCCCATTTTGTTCACTATTTTTTGACTATGGAGCTGGCGACGATATTGGCAACTTTGCTCCGCAATGATATGATCGATCCCTTGTCATTGGGATGGACTCGATTGGTCAGAAAAATAATGAAGGTCTCGGTCTCTGGATCGATCCAGATGGAAGTCCCAGTATAGCCGGTATGCCCGTAAGAGCGACCTCCAAAGAGATCCCCGCCATTGGTCGAATAATCAGAATTCAGATCCCACCCTAATCCTCGCCCCGCAAATTGGGCCTTGTCATAAACCTCAGTCATTCGTTCCACGGATAAGGGGCTAAGAATTCTCACACCTTTAAATTCGCCTTTATTCAACATCATCTGAGCAAAAATGGCCAGATCATCCGCGGTTGAAAACAATCCCGCATTGCCAGAGATACCGCCCTGAACTCGCGCCAAGGGATCGTGTACAATGCCGATCAAGGGACGGCCGTCGATCACTTCAGTAGGAACACAAAGTTCCCGATATCGTTCAGATGGACAATAGAAAGTATGGTTCATGCTCAGCGGCTTGAAGATATTTTGCTCCGAAAATTCAGCAATGGTTTGGCCAGTCACATGATGAATAATATATGCCAATGTGATAAATCCAAGACAGCTATAATGAAATGCCGTCCCTGGTGGCGCAATCTTTTTCAATTGGGCGATGTGTCTAACCAATGAATCCATTGGACAGGGTGTTCCATATCTCATTTCTATCTCTTTCGCATTGGTATAAGGGGGCAATCCTGAAGTGTGGGTGAGCAAGTGCCAGATGCGAGCGTCTTCGCTGGGCAAACCGGCATCGTCAAAATAAGGCACAAAATCAGGAACAAAATCTTTGACCTTATCCCACAAACGGATCCGACCCTGTTCAACCAATATCATGATGGAAGTAGCCGTGGCAACCGGCTTGGTGATCGAGGCTAAATCGAAGATCATATCGATGGTCATCGAGCGTTCTTCTGGTACCCATTGCGAGCGACCGAAAGCGGCTCTCATCACGATTTTTCCCTTTCGGCTAACCAAAAGCACAGCCCCTGGGAATTCTTTATTGTCTATGGCGGACTGAATCGCAGCAGCCACACGATGTAGCTGCTTGGAATTCATTCCCACTTCTTCAGGTTTTGCAATTGGCAGCGGCTGCGCCAATACTTGAACCGCTAACACCACAAGCAACATAATGGCCCAGATCAATATCCAACCCGCTTTATTCATCTTGTTCCTTTCTCGTTTTGGTCATTTTTTAAACAGACGCAACCATCCAAAATTTTGAAACCGTGCCATAAAATTATCAAACGCCGCTTTAAATGTCAAGATAATTTTCCAAAAACGGCTTGCTTATTAGGATTTTTTTTGTTATTTTGAACTCGCTATTAGAATCGAAAGCCGGTCAAGGGCAAATCTTTTGGTCAATCGGCGCTTGCCGATAAAATAGAACCAGGCGATAAATGAATTTGGGTGGATTGACATAATTTCTGAGAGCTTGAAATCCTGGATGATGAAAAAGCGCGCAATTATGGAATGCCCAATTCCAAAGCATGATCTAATCCCTTTTCCTGGATTCGTTCGCTCCATGACTCCACCATTCAATACTTTCGATATTTCGATAATTCGCTCTCAATGCAACTGATTGGACGATGATCTTAGCATTAATTGCAATGTTCTTTGCCGCCGCATATTGCAGTTTTCTGCTGGCGCTACGAGTTGGTCTGACCAACTTGGAGGTCAATCGGGAGTCAAACATGGCAACCATCTCCATCATCGTTGCGATGAAAAACGAGGGAACGAACGTTCGCTCCTGCTTGGAGGCACTGATTCGGCAAAATTATGCAAAGGACAAAATGGAAATCGTAGTCGTGGACGATGGCTCGACCGATGAAACCCCGCAACTTTTAGAAGCATATCGCTCGCAGTGCCCGGGTCTAAAAGTCATTCGTCACCAGAGTTCTGTTGAGACTTTCGGCGGCAAAAAATCAGCGCTGAGCACGGGAATTAAAGCGAGTGAGGGCGAAATTCTTTTATTTACCGATGCAGACTGCGTCCCTCCGGCTGATTGGGCAGCGAAGACGGCCGCTCATTTTGCACCTGGAGTAGGATTGGTAGTGGGTTTCTCGCCCCTCTATGATCCAAAGGATACGCTCATTGGGAAATTGCTGCTGATCGATAGCCTGGTAAACGGCATCGTTGCGGCTGGAAGT from candidate division KSB1 bacterium includes these protein-coding regions:
- a CDS encoding glycosyltransferase, yielding MILALIAMFFAAAYCSFLLALRVGLTNLEVNRESNMATISIIVAMKNEGTNVRSCLEALIRQNYAKDKMEIVVVDDGSTDETPQLLEAYRSQCPGLKVIRHQSSVETFGGKKSALSTGIKASEGEILLFTDADCVPPADWAAKTAAHFAPGVGLVVGFSPLYDPKDTLIGKLLLIDSLVNGIVAAGSIGLGTAATCTGRNLAYRRQVYDQVNGFNDIMTSISGDDDLFLHLVLQKTNWQIRFAREKSTIVPSYQSKNIVGLFHQKKRHLSAGKYYPLKLKLAYFVFHLSNLSLFLFFLIATLTSEQIFFATFLLGIKFLGDGLLIYSGGKAFGIRPKFESFLLWELFFMLYHVIIAPFAWFGRVRWK
- a CDS encoding M3 family metallopeptidase, with the translated sequence MKHIILLFLSTAMIIFSCVRTDKNPFFVEWKTPFQTPPFEKIKEHHYMPAFEEGIKLHRQEITKIAENAEPPTFDNTVVALDNSGELLTRVSNVFFNMTSAHTNDSLQSIAKRVAPMLAKHQDDILLNEKLFQRIKKIYQQRDQLGLNPEQNRLLEKYYKEFVRGGADLADSAKAELRKINEELSVLSLQFGDNVLKEVNNFEMVIENEADLIGLPENVRVAAAEAAKERGKEGKWVFTLHKPSLIPFLQYSERRDLREKMFKAYIMQCDNNNEWDNKKILSRIAALRVRRAKLLGYPTHADFVLEENMAKTPQAVYELLNQLWKPALKVAKKEANELQSLIFKEGNNFKLEPWDWWFYAEKLRKAKYDLDEEMLRPYFKLENVINGVFMVANKLYGITFNERHDIPKYHPDVKTFEVKEADGSHIAVLYTDYFPRSSKRGGAWMNEYRQQYKRDGRMITPIICNVGNFSKPTSDKPSLLSLEEVLTLFHEFGHALHGLLSNCTYQKLAGTNVARDFVELPSQIMENWATEPEVLKMYARHYQTGEPMPDELIEKIKNSSKFNQGFATVEYLAAAFLDMDWHTLTETTEQDPVAFENQSMNKIGMIPEIVVRYRSPYFRHIFAGGYSAGYYSYIWAEVLDADAFQAFKETSLFDQKTAKAFRDHILSKGDTEDPMLLYKRFRGAEPKIDALLEKRGLK
- a CDS encoding DJ-1/PfpI family protein, with product MAAKKILMLVGDYAEDYEVMVPFQMLLMVGHQVDAVCPDKKPGDKIRTAIHDFEGDQTYSEKPGHNFQINANFDKIKPENYDGLVIPGGRAPEYLRLNEKVIKIVKHFAENNKPIAAICHGPQILAAAKVLSGKKVLPYPAVGPDCVNAGATLGQVNETFSNAVVDGNLVTAPAWPAHPEWIAAFLKLLGTKIEP
- a CDS encoding efflux RND transporter permease subunit, which produces MNIIQFIINRKTFISMLFIGLVLLGYISYQQLPVELFPNAELPFLIVNINGAREMDPAYMEKHAIIPLEGAISTLQGIDKIESFADRRSGRIIVYYNQNVKVKYAYLKLQEMVNSIKPSLGEEFFVNVFKIDTEQLSNMFMSLQVREIVARGDSLASAGGVNRIRQIVDKKLTREFENIDGIANVEVFGGQQRSVEIILNEEACRAHQITAAQIRTLIAQNSQNRTFVGKVYERDKQYFVNLVAEYTDVRNLENIVVKREGPILLKDVARVNVGVKEETSISRVNGGEAITMQLVRDTQVNLIELSHTARAVVHRLNKELAPQGIEIVVQSDVAETMEKNLDLIKQLALVGGGLAVLVLWIFLRNLRLVFVIALAIPISLFTAFNFFYAAGISINSLTLVGMALAIGMLLDNSVVVLENIYRLVSDRKEIDQSVIQGTREVWRSIFAATLTTVAVFLPFIFSSDFLVRLIGRHIGVSIISTLLISLVVALLLVPMVTHFFLMRGKKADVSSLHFNVISPKNRLLQIYRVLLKATMRFPARTVVLAFVLFLVSLLIALALSINVSQEVETKEFNLYVTMPRGSTLQATDQVVAELEQRLSDIDEKQDIVSNISEEEAIITIKLKEGFEKIKNRTVAQVKSEIQNRIRDYRAADVSFEQPAASQRFRGGMRSNPGANLERMLGIGSQTEKVVIKGRDFNTMRNLATDIRNYLEDLSSMNRVSLNIADDRPEIHLLFDTELLSHYNISLNTIASELAGFQSEFSSGLKYKQGSDEYDIVIRNENLEEKTIDDLRTLRIPSPNGGSYELEQLSRIVYSAGMSGINRVNQEKQIEVTYQFLDEVNKSKPLLEASRAEVDQLIASLNIPPGVAVEVIHDETELGEYKFLIVAALILIFMILASVFESAWQPFVILFSIPLASIGAFWALIFTGNSILNANTLTGFLILLGVVVNNGIILIDYTRILRQRGYHRARALMMAGQARVRPILITAITTIVGMLPLAMGKAEYVTRIGAPFAITVIGGLAAGTLFTLVFIPTVYSGLETALQWIRSLNWKIKLVQLAIALIGFFLIYFYVDSLLWKIVELVLLVMLVPAATYFIMISLRQAKAEIIQPGEALRIKIQHLVKIYEQEMRFVREWKKGLRIRAKAGLLRDYRTGRDFDDFIYLLPALGFLIYFVYFYLRSGFWVFVTAHLVYFYVLALWKPIRIYLRHRLEQEHNQFLQLVAQWFYPIFFWGFPLLNLVIFYFKWHKITILIFIAVIWYFGLAVYTTSNRLQREEINIMRLTGKFAGLRKNFYRLVQAIPIIGKKKQPFKALDGVSLEIGSGMFGLLGPNGAGKTTLMRIICGILEQSRGSIWINDIDLKEKREELQGLIGYLPQEFGTYENMTAYEFLSYQAILKNIYDQEERERRVNYCLAAVHLEKNKHQKIGSFSGGMKQRIGIAQTLLHLPRILVVDEPTAGLDPRERIRFRNLLVELSRERIVIFSTHIIEDISSSCNKVAVLNKGRLCYLGDPQEMARLADGFVWQFQVPAEQFEAVSKDLWIVHHIRDGESIRARCIATERPTPNAQEVRPTLEDAYLWLLRQSGC
- a CDS encoding beta-lactamase family protein, with protein sequence MNKAGWILIWAIMLLVVLAVQVLAQPLPIAKPEEVGMNSKQLHRVAAAIQSAIDNKEFPGAVLLVSRKGKIVMRAAFGRSQWVPEERSMTIDMIFDLASITKPVATATSIMILVEQGRIRLWDKVKDFVPDFVPYFDDAGLPSEDARIWHLLTHTSGLPPYTNAKEIEMRYGTPCPMDSLVRHIAQLKKIAPPGTAFHYSCLGFITLAYIIHHVTGQTIAEFSEQNIFKPLSMNHTFYCPSERYRELCVPTEVIDGRPLIGIVHDPLARVQGGISGNAGLFSTADDLAIFAQMMLNKGEFKGVRILSPLSVERMTEVYDKAQFAGRGLGWDLNSDYSTNGGDLFGGRSYGHTGYTGTSIWIDPETETFIIFLTNRVHPNDKGSIISLRSKVANIVASSIVKK